A DNA window from Rossellomorea marisflavi contains the following coding sequences:
- a CDS encoding chemotaxis protein CheC, giving the protein MEYNNITTGHLDVLKEIGNIGAGHAATSLSSLLDKKIDMKVPAVDMVSFDEMTELAGGAETIVVGIFLRIQGEVTGNMFFLLPLEQATRYVQIMLKDPSYTFQKPPYEDIALSAIQELGNIVAGAYLSSLSDFTGLSIHPSVPAVSVDMAGAMVGYGLLEISRVGDHALVIDTALNEEGTKGIKGNFYLILDPESFSIVFNSLGVDA; this is encoded by the coding sequence GTGGAATACAACAACATTACAACAGGGCATCTGGACGTACTGAAGGAGATAGGGAATATCGGGGCGGGCCATGCAGCAACCTCCCTATCTTCCCTGCTTGATAAGAAGATCGATATGAAGGTTCCTGCAGTCGACATGGTGTCTTTTGATGAAATGACGGAGCTTGCGGGCGGGGCTGAAACGATTGTTGTCGGAATCTTTTTAAGGATCCAGGGAGAGGTAACGGGCAATATGTTCTTCCTTCTTCCTCTTGAACAGGCCACCCGCTATGTTCAAATCATGTTGAAGGACCCCTCCTATACATTCCAGAAACCGCCTTATGAAGATATCGCCCTTTCTGCCATCCAGGAGCTCGGCAACATTGTAGCGGGCGCATATCTGTCTTCCCTATCCGACTTCACGGGATTATCGATCCATCCTTCTGTGCCGGCCGTTTCGGTCGACATGGCAGGTGCCATGGTCGGGTACGGTCTTCTCGAGATATCGAGGGTCGGTGATCATGCCCTCGTCATCGATACAGCCCTTAATGAAGAAGGGACAAAGGGCATCAAAGGGAACTTCTACCTTATTCTTGATCCTGAATCCTTCTCCATCGTTTTCAACTCGTTGGGAGTCGACGCGTGA
- a CDS encoding chemotaxis protein CheD, with protein MGTDSVVKVGIAEMKLVRGTGSIRTTGLGSCVGLVLYDGRIHLAGMAHVMLPDSSFTKETTVNPGKYADLAIPGLVDLMNRHGADPSRLVCKMAGGAQMFQAASGSDIMRIGPRNVEAVKEQLDRLNIRIIAEDLGGNKGRTIEFFPETGMLQVRTVYEGTKEM; from the coding sequence ATGGGGACGGATTCGGTCGTCAAAGTAGGGATTGCCGAAATGAAACTCGTCAGGGGGACAGGTTCGATCCGAACGACCGGGCTCGGGTCCTGTGTCGGTCTTGTCCTTTATGATGGACGGATCCATTTGGCGGGTATGGCCCACGTCATGCTTCCGGACTCATCCTTCACAAAAGAAACGACAGTCAATCCCGGCAAATATGCAGATCTGGCCATACCGGGTCTCGTAGACCTCATGAATCGACATGGTGCGGATCCTTCAAGACTCGTCTGCAAAATGGCAGGCGGAGCTCAGATGTTCCAGGCGGCATCTGGGAGCGATATCATGCGAATCGGCCCGAGGAACGTGGAAGCAGTCAAAGAACAGCTGGACAGACTGAATATCAGAATCATCGCTGAAGACCTCGGGGGCAATAAAGGAAGAACCATTGAATTTTTCCCTGAAACCGGAATGTTGCAAGTGAGGACGGTGTATGAAGGAACAAAGGAAATGTGA
- a CDS encoding FliA/WhiG family RNA polymerase sigma factor codes for MSRQPDRNEEQPYWDRWIHNRDTEAGDMLVKKYMPLVSYHVQRISVGLPKNVSREDIKSLGLMGLLDALQKFDPTRDLKFDTYASFRVRGAILDGLRKEDWLPRSTRDKAKKIEARTVELEQSLLRHVTPEEVAASLEMTTDEVYQAANEHFFANVLSMDEQLSADESESSSFSLKDERVFSPEEATVKQENMEELEKMILKLSEKEQLVLSLFYKEELTLTEIGHVMNLSTSRISQIHSKAIFKLRNFLKPEAGG; via the coding sequence ATGTCCCGACAACCGGATCGGAACGAAGAACAACCATACTGGGATAGATGGATCCACAACCGAGATACAGAGGCAGGGGATATGCTCGTCAAGAAATATATGCCCCTTGTTTCATATCATGTTCAACGAATTTCAGTCGGCCTCCCGAAAAACGTTTCAAGAGAAGATATCAAAAGCCTTGGTCTTATGGGGCTATTGGATGCACTGCAAAAATTCGATCCCACGAGAGATCTCAAGTTCGATACATATGCCTCTTTCAGGGTCAGGGGAGCCATCCTCGATGGCCTCAGGAAAGAAGACTGGCTCCCTCGGTCCACAAGGGATAAGGCCAAGAAGATCGAAGCCAGGACAGTGGAACTCGAGCAATCCCTTTTACGCCATGTGACACCGGAAGAAGTCGCCGCGTCCCTTGAAATGACGACAGATGAAGTCTATCAGGCAGCCAATGAGCATTTCTTTGCAAATGTCCTATCCATGGATGAACAGCTCTCGGCGGATGAAAGTGAATCTTCCTCCTTCTCTCTTAAGGATGAACGGGTCTTTTCACCGGAGGAAGCGACCGTCAAACAAGAAAACATGGAAGAGCTTGAAAAAATGATTCTAAAACTATCAGAGAAAGAGCAGCTCGTGCTAAGCTTGTTTTACAAGGAAGAATTGACCTTGACGGAAATCGGTCATGTTATGAATTTATCCACATCGAGAATCTCGCAGATCCATTCAAAGGCCATTTTCAAGTTGAGGAATTTCCTGAAACCTGAAGCAGGGGGATGA